The stretch of DNA GTTTCACAAATTATGtgagaaatttgaatttctcaaaagaataaattctctgtctctaaaataaaacaatgtaAAACTCTTCCGCAATCCTTCCACGTGCAGCATGCGTCCTCCAACGCCCCGCTTGCGTGTCAATAGTGAAGATTTCGTAGAATGTGACGCGTCCGGGCCTCCCTTTTTGCAAACCACCCCCTTCCTCTCCAGCATCCACAATCAGTCCCCGCAGTTGAATGCTTTTGTCGCTGAATCACACACGAGGGACTCGCAGGGCGATGATAGTGATGAGATTTTCAATGCTTTCGCTTCAATTGGCCATTCTGGGGATATTTCTAGTGTCTAGAACTtctattatatttaataatattcaatGGAACTCTGTttctatctctctctctcgtctGTCCTTAACCCTTGCAAAGTGCACGATTTTTTTATCCTTCGAGGAGATTAATTCGGTCACATTGCATAAgacatttattgatttttttattcattcatctCCATCGTAACATGTGGttgtgatttctttttcttttacttcttgTTTCTTTTGATGAGTTTACACGcatttacttttattaatttgactGTATTGAGAAGTTTCGATAAAGCAGTTTTATGCTCTCTGGCgatgttttgattttatttattaattcaggATACgttaagtatttaaaaaaaaagttttatcaatgttaatttttataaattaacaaaGTCTAAAAGACGATAATAGAGTCAAAACATCGCTAGATTGCACCAAAGCAGTTCTTTTACTTTagactttatttatttaaatttttttcatctcatgaTATCGCAATTAGTGGATAAAAATCGAAAACTTGCTTTTAAAATcgtcaaaaatattatttaatgatttttttttaaagttcatttATCAAATTCGGTTGAACAGTTTTTTAGAACATTgtatttcaaaagttttagaaatttttttgcttaaCCAACATTGAAACACATGAAaacacaaattatttaaaaaaaaataaatatttttctttaaaattatttttttttatgaaatcgTACCactaaaattagaaaatagagatacaaaaaataagaataaaaagacgATTTCATAcctttttgtgtatttttatCCACTACTTTATCTCTTAtctcttttattcttaatttctgttcattttctaatatatttttaaaaatcattttatataaaacgatttaaaaatatcttttaattaataaattaaactaaattatGCCTATCTAAACCATTTAAACAAATAtctaaaaaatatctaaaaaatcatatcattatgtaaattaaaacaaaacgataaaaattgtaaataaaataaacaaaaaaaatcatgcacATTGATGAGAGGGTTAATGATTTTCTagcataataaatttttgcctaacatttttgtcaatttttgatAGGCTAATGAATTGGAAATATTTACAGGACTTTTAGGAATATTTTGAGCTTCTCAAATAGATTATTACTAATTCTTCTCTTTATTTCTTACACTTCacgaaaattccttttatgaTTTccttttacttaaaattatttatctttttttattcaaaaactgTAGGTAGAAAAAtagtttggaaaaaaattgtaggtttatcatcaaaattaatcattagcttttccttttgaaaattatttttttttatcctttattCTCctgataagaatatttttgtatatattttttatccttcaaacgaacaaaaaaatgtgactttatTAGTTTGGGAGGCCCCAATCCGTACGTTCCCGTTGGGCTGCCAGATGAAAAGAGCAACAACGATGCAAATGGGAGTGATGGGGGCGGAAGTAGCATGAAGCGCGCCCGTGTGCTGTGTTCGTACGATGCCAGCGGAAGTACAGAGCTCAATTTGACGGCAAATGAGGTGCGTAGGTGGTTAAccagatgaagaagaaaaaaagaaaatccctccCCCATACGCAGTACCCCCACGCAGGTCCCGCATTTCTGTCGTCTCCTCCCTTTTTTTGGTCGTTTCAGGTGATATTTGTGTCAGAATGTAATCCACCGAATCCCGACTACATGTATGGGAAGCAGGGCTTGCTCAAGGGGCTCGTGCCACGGGCATTCCTCGAGATGCTCGACGATTGAGCACCACCCGCAAAAGACACATTTACTGTGGAggacaaataatttattcactaatatacaaaattataactaactaatattatattaaaattatacatatacatatattatgaTCTTACATTTTAGAGatgaagattaaattaaaaaaaaaagagaagaagaacaTGTGAGTTAATGTGAGATGGTtagcaaaattaataataatttaccaACAATATAACGtgtttagaagaagaaaaaaagaacaaacgAAAAAAGAACGCAATATTCTCCAATTAAAATCTAATGTTTAGCGTTCAACAAATTCTTCGTGCAAttattttgaacaattttagaattttgagaatttttagtgctattcattttattctaaagaactCTGAGTACGCAGATTAAATTAACAGACGGAAttagcaaaagaatttattttagaactCTTAGCTTAGAGGGACGAGATTATTATCATAGCTCCATGACAGaattctgaaaataaaatacttttaggtacatttagaacacaaaaatattgcGAGAAAATTACTAATTTGATAAAATCGAGGGGTTTGTAACTTTGCAGACtttatagaatattttcaaaatgagataaaatcaaatctttcaaaaattgtcaaaaaaaattattttacagaaTTTTCGCACCTAAGCTAAAGAACTAGTCAGACAGTTTTaggatttcttaatttttttttaagaaattaagaacaaaaattaaagtttttaaaatagtcttaaaaaaaaacataatatttctttagttAGACTGAATCGGgctaaatgcatatttttgaacattttaaatttagaatgaTTCAGcctaaaagaaatctcaagttttaataaaaaaaatacttattgttagaacattcttaagaaaactttagaaatCTTAAGACTAACTTGTAAATTTCACCCATTtgactatatttttttcccttacTTCAGGCTCCTCGATATTTGCATCTCTTAGTAATTTTTAtcagattaaaaattaaaaaaatatatattttaaagaagtAGAAATTCTCAAAACAATTGTAGGTACCAACTAACTCacaattatcaaaaaaaaaaaaaacaaaatgctGCCCTCTTgtgacatttttattcattattttataaCTTGCGCCATCTTGAATATctcacaatttattattatattttatttttattaaataatttttattttttgcattctgCATTATATAACAATGCAATAACACTGCCGGCCAAAATTTGGATCTCaacattacattttaattttttttaatcacatGACAAagtttgtggttttttttttggtcagcGAGAGAGCTTTatttttgaactttaaaagaattttactaaaataatgATTATTTTGTGGATAGTGTTATCAactataaattgattttttttccttattttattgaaaatattaaaaattattttattaacaaattaaattttgaagaaaaaaagatgaaaaaataatgaaagaaaaacatgttTAAATAATTCCTTTTGAAAAGCTGTGGTatatatttcttatatttatttactttttctcctttgaatttttcaaaagaatttgtgttgaaaatatattacatatagatatttcttttgctttaataaaataaagaaaaaaagcaacgcaaaaaaattattgtgaaaataaaaagacaaaaaaaattaaataaatcaattatatTGAATGCTAATAGATCTATATGAGAATATTAAAAgatatatttattgaaattttagggCTTCTATATGAAAATATACTTTAATGCGctatttgaagaagaaaatgtatccaaaaaaaagaacaatttattcaatttatatactCTCATTATGTCTCAAATTTATTCACTGAATtgtaatttgtaattaaaagaaaagtctcgCTGTGAAAGAGCGATGAATCCCCCCTTTAATGTCACTAATTAAACTTACAATTAACTTAATAAACATTCTTCCATTTGtaattgttattaaaaaaaagaagaaatgaagaCAAGAAGAatctattattattatatatttaaatcacTTAATAAACTTGATAAGCGACAcattttagagagaaagaaCAAACTCACTATATATAAAACTTATCGAATATATATAGTTATTACTTATTCtctattaaatataaaatttaatggaaaagagCAAAGCAAGgacagcaaaagaaaattaacaaaaaaacgaAAAGTAAAAGATGTTGGattgttgttgattttttctttttgaaaaaaaaatctttttagctTCTGTCGCCATAAATGAATGTTGTTtgtcaattaaattccaaaagagaaaaaaagaaattctcaacctcaaaattaatctcagccataaaatgaaacttttagaGAGGAATaggatgataaaaaaaagaattatgaaagtttagcaaaaaaaattgaaaagtgcaAAAGATTGCTTTTGTTCAATTGTTAAGAGTGCCTCATAGAGTGGCAGAAAAAACTTGTAGGATTTTAGTGATGCAAAAAGGACAACAGAGTGTCTGAGAATGTTAAATTTTAGACCATTTACCACCCACACACCTTATGAATTTACAGACATAGAGAACCTCATTGCCGATACTCCATTGTGTAGAGAAGAAAAGCCCGCAGAGTGATTAAACGATGAATGATACGAATCTTGCAATTTAgtttatgaaaaatgaaatgaaaacaaaaaataaaaaaacaataaatttgtgatgtgtttaaaaaaaaacgttttttttttatttcaaacgaAAATATAATCTTcataatttttagattttatgaAGTGAcaaagagataaaatattatttatttatttatattctcCAAGAGGTTAATTCTTGAAGACTTCTGGCCATTTTTcataaagctgaaaatgagaaagaatgtttttttagtCTTATAATTCGTTTAAATTCGTTTTATAACAATTACCtgattttccgcattttcagAGTGCCCAGCGTCAATGTTATTCTCTATGTAGAAATCCAATATTTCCAGAACCTTCTCTGCTGTTGGACGTTTAGATGAGTCATGATGCATGAGACGCTGgatcaattttttataatttgtggTCAAATTGGAGAACATCCAATTATAATTAATCCAAATCAATCCATTAAAACTCCTCTGGGTCGTCATTGATATAGGGACAAGGAGTTCTAGGAGAATGATTCCTACACTGAATAAATCACTGCTTTTGCCTCCAAATCCATGATATTTCTCAGGAGCCGCATAGGGTTCTGATCCAAATGGTTGTTTTTCATGGTCTGCTGTAGAAGCTAGCCCGAAATCCGCTATCTGAGCCACAGTTGCGCAATCTTTATAGttgacaaaaatatttgctggcttaacccttggaatgcggagcggggtcgttcaacgaccccaccttcgcattctacggcactaccaaggcctccgcattccaaaggttaataTCATTATGGATGATATTACAATTATGGATATATTGCACCGCTGCAACCAGTTGCTTCCCAATTCCGAGGgattcctttttaatttcaaattttccccTAGATAAATAATTCGGGCATACTAAACAGTCACGAGAAGCACACTTTTGATTATAATGTTTGCCATTAGTGATATTTTTCCAGACAAATTCACTATAATCATGAGATTGGTTACGCTGATCGAGCCACGTCCGGAGAGTCATTTGCGCTATATTCATTTGGATATATATTATTCCATTTTCACCGAAGGAATTATTGTATCTGACCACATTCCTGTGATCAAGTCTTGCCAGGACACTAATCTCATTGTTCACACAGTGCCAGTTCGTATCtgttagttttattttttttatagcgtATTCCTGTCCATCAGTCTTATGTCGCACTTTCACAACTTCACCAAAAGTACCATTTCCAAGTTTTtctatttcaagaaaatctttttcatatGATGATGAGCGAAAGGAGCGAATGGCAAACACATACAACACTATtgttataataataattgtaatcaaaataataataattgtaatcaaaaattttaatttttttccaaccaaATCCCACAACGAATccattttttgttcttttttttttgttcttttcaaaattgagcTGCCTCGGAGCTGCTTATATAGTACACGGATTCACTGGAAAAAATTACCGTCGGCCAATTGCCGGAGACTCCGTTTTAATGGAAAGACCGTCTGAGTGAATTATTTCAGTGAACCAAGGAAATTGTACTACAATCTTCCTAGATTATATTGATAGTACTAACAGTGTTTGTTGAACGCTTATAACAGTACTTACGTCGTAAATGCACATAACGTCGACGGTACTACGATCTTAACGGTAGTAGCGTTAAATATGCCTATGTCCAATATTAAGACGGCACTTGTGGATGGAAGTTTTTCCCACGGTAGAAGcgttttgataattttaactaaaataatCGCTACCGTCGAAATGTTAACGATAGCTACCGGATGGACGTTTTTTAAGACTTCTACCGTATGAATTCTGACGGTAATTTTAATCAGTGATTTAACTTGCACTAAATGACGTTGTAAAATACAAGTGGATGCAGATGTGACTGAGTTAACAACAAGAATAGCAAATGAGTCATTGAGTATTAGATAAGAGTTATCAATAATTCTTGGAATTGCAAGTTCTCGAGCTTTCTATTGCTATTTTACATCACTACAAAAGGAAACATCCTCGTACAATTGTTCGATCTCTAATGAACAAATCTTTAGACTGTAGCCACCTGCTCTacaatatgtatatagttacTTATTCTCTGAATTTGTTATGCTTCCTCTATAATATGTACCTATGTTGCATTCGTTGCATCGATCGTCTACTCTTCGATaggttaattgaaaatttctggCCATTTTTTACACaactgaaaatgaaaaaaaaaatgattttataaatttaataatttgtaaagttttatttcaaagaCAAACCTGATTTTCTGTATCCTCAGAATGCTCTTCGTCGATTTTGTTcgtcatgaaaaaaattaggatttcCAGTAGTATCCCTGCAGTGGGACGTTTGGATGGATCATTGTCCAAAAGACGCTGAATTaatcttttataatttatagATAAATTATCCGGCAATTGACCTTCTCTAGCTTGCCTGAAGATCCCTTTTAAGTCAATAATTGTTTTAATGGGCATGAGGAGTTCCAGAAAAATGAGTCCCACACTGTACAGATCACTGCTCATGCCTCCGAGTCCACGAAATTTTTCAGGAGCTGCATAAATCAATGTTCCCCTGGGTTGTCTTCTCGTGAATGGAAAGCGAGCTAGCCCGAAATCCGCAAGTTGCACCACTGTTGCGCAATCCttggaatttacaaaaatattctcagGTTTAATATCATTGTGGATGACGTTGCAGCGATGAATGTACTGCAGAGCTGATGCGACTTGCTTCCCAATGTCCAAGGAAGCTTggttgaatttgaaatttcccTCAGCTAGATAGTTTGGGCATACCCAACATATATCTTTTGTATTGTTGATTCCAAAAGGATCAAAATGTTGGCCTTTTGTGATGAATTCCTTGAAGAATTCATTGAAAGGCTCAGCTTGTTTGTCACGCCGATTGAGCCACGTCCGGAGAGTCATTTGCGCAACATTCATCTGAATGTACATTACATTTCCTTCGTAAAATGATGTATTGTATCGCACAATATTCGGATGGAAGTCAAGACTTGCCAGGACTTTAATCTCATTCTTCACAAATTGCACATTTTTCAGAGACATTGGAATCTTCTTGATTGCATACTCTCTGCCATCAACCTTGTGCCGTACTCTGACAACCTCGCCAAAACCTCCAGTTCCGACTTTCTCAATCTCAGTAAATTCCTCCTGATATCGGGATGTAGGACGAGAGAATAATCCTCCcatgataattattttttaaatcataaaaaagagaacgataagaaggaaaaaaatgatttttctttacaaacgGAGATGCGCTGTGGAATGCAATACAATGTGGTTGTGTGACTAAGCTTGCGATAAtgcaaataaaacaagaagCATAAATTACTCTCTgtttacattaattttatgaaattctccTCTCGAGGGTTCaataatgagaaattaataagATTGGTCGAATTTtgattcattaaatttatttaaattgattttcaagcatttaaaaaaaatatcaagaccAGGATCATGATCAAGGGCCGTGAACTTTTTAGATAGGAATTGTGAgtcctttaattttattttatgagattAAGATTtgccaaattaattttttcaacattttttctgACCACACCTGTAAGAATATTAATATCAAAACATGGGCTGTTTGAATCGCAA from Lutzomyia longipalpis isolate SR_M1_2022 chromosome 1, ASM2433408v1 encodes:
- the LOC129787155 gene encoding eukaryotic translation initiation factor 2-alpha kinase 1-like isoform X2: MGGLFSRPTSRYQEEFTEIEKVGTGGFGEVVRVRHKVDGREYAIKKIPMSLKNVQFVKNEIKVLASLDFHPNIVRYNTSFYEGNVMYIQMNVAQMTLRTWLNRRDKQAEPFNEFFKEFITKGQHFDPFGINNTKDICWVCPNYLAEGNFKFNQASLDIGKQVASALQYIHRCNVIHNDIKPENIFVNSKDCATVVQLADFGLARFPFTRRQPRGTLIYAAPEKFRGLGGMSSDLYSVGLIFLELLMPIKTIIDLKGIFRQAREGQLPDNLSINYKRLIQRLLDNDPSKRPTAGILLEILIFFMTNKIDEEHSEDTENQLCKKWPEIFN
- the LOC129787155 gene encoding interferon-induced, double-stranded RNA-activated protein kinase-like isoform X1; the protein is MDSLWDLVGKKLKFLITIIIILITIIIITIVLYVFAIRSFRSSSYEKDFLEIEKLGNGTFGEVVKVRHKTDGQEYAIKKIKLTDTNWHCVNNEISVLARLDHRNVVRYNNSFGENGIIYIQMNIAQMTLRTWLDQRNQSHDYSEFVWKNITNGKHYNQKCASRDCLVCPNYLSRGKFEIKKESLGIGKQLVAAVQYIHNYCATVAQIADFGLASTADHEKQPFGSEPYAAPEKYHGFGGKSSDLFSVGIILLELLVPISMTTQRSFNGLIWINYNWMFSNLTTNYKKLIQRLMHHDSSKRPTAEKVLEILDFYIENNIDAGHSENAENQLYEKWPEVFKN